Proteins from a genomic interval of Pseudomonadota bacterium:
- a CDS encoding NUDIX domain-containing protein has protein sequence MTLPKTPLFRTVGGVMLFRPKGKLLILEDALKPGEWECPQGGINPGESIIEGALRELYEETAINPEHVQNIVQVPFSGQYIWRREKRFEYAEKHGIEPDTIGVDLNIIIGTLPQRVKVDISRAKDKEFASHKWMSFSDALKRIKPHKGRIYTEAIQWYRQREKNTPV, from the coding sequence ATGACTCTCCCTAAGACCCCTCTTTTTAGAACTGTTGGCGGCGTAATGCTATTTCGCCCCAAAGGTAAACTTCTGATTCTTGAAGATGCCTTAAAGCCCGGTGAATGGGAATGCCCCCAAGGCGGTATTAATCCTGGTGAAAGCATTATTGAAGGCGCTCTTCGTGAGCTTTATGAAGAAACCGCCATCAACCCTGAACATGTACAAAACATTGTACAGGTGCCCTTTTCAGGACAGTATATTTGGCGACGTGAAAAGCGCTTTGAATACGCTGAAAAGCACGGCATTGAGCCTGATACCATTGGCGTCGACCTCAACATTATCATCGGCACACTGCCACAGCGTGTAAAGGTGGATATCAGCCGCGCCAAAGACAAAGAATTTGCCAGCCACAAATGGATGAGCTTCTCAGACGCCCTGAAGCGCATTAAACCGCACAAAGGTCGTATTTATACGGAAGCCATTCAGTGGTATCGCCAACGTGAAAAAAACACCCCTGTTTAA
- a CDS encoding glycoside hydrolase family protein encodes MDENMQLIQKVTPLLKIHEGLRLKPYTCTAGKLTIGYGRNLDDVGISKAEAEHLLTQDINRAIHDIRSLISNFESLSLTRKAVLVNMMFNLGMRRLSQFKNMIQAIEEYNFQKASFEMLNSLWAVQVGTRATQLADMMEHGV; translated from the coding sequence ATGGATGAAAACATGCAATTGATTCAAAAAGTAACGCCCCTTCTCAAAATCCATGAAGGGTTACGCCTTAAGCCATATACATGCACTGCTGGAAAACTCACCATTGGTTATGGCAGAAACCTTGATGATGTCGGCATCAGCAAAGCTGAAGCTGAGCACCTTCTCACACAAGATATCAACCGTGCCATTCATGATATCCGCAGCCTTATTTCTAATTTTGAGAGCCTCTCTCTTACCAGAAAAGCGGTATTGGTTAACATGATGTTTAACCTTGGCATGCGCCGTTTAAGTCAGTTTAAAAACATGATCCAAGCCATTGAAGAGTATAACTTTCAGAAAGCATCCTTTGAGATGTTAAATAGCCTGTGGGCGGTTCAAGTGGGTACAAGAGCCACTCAACTCGCAGATATGATGGAGCATGGTGTATAA
- the pepN gene encoding aminopeptidase N: MADIKRTAMKRADYTPYPFELGEVELAFDLKEMGTVVRAKVFVVNTNAESGTDMVLNAEEMEIDQILIDGNTVTDYVFDTENHLLTLKNVPAKFTLETTVKINPAENKTGSGLYMDGEGGNRTFITQCESEGFRRITPWPDRPDVMTTFKVELNADAAQFPTVLSNGNRIAGDTTGGHAVWHDPHKKPSYLFALVACAFDVMEDSFTTMSGRDVKLEIWMPTETLPRVRHAMDSLIRSFKWDEEAYGREYDLDLFMIVGTDTFNAGAMENKGLNIFNNSLLVGDKDTADDNRLKYIEAVIGHEYFHNWTGDRVTCKSWFELTLKEGLTVFRDQQFTSHLHSAPLERIVNAAAMKARQFPEASGPMAHPIRPEVVESMDNFYTVTVYEKGAEVIGMYHTLLGPEGYRKGTDLYFDRHDGQAVTCDDFRAAMADANDADFRQFALWYSQAGTPTVTAQTQYDADAKTFTVTLTQSVPATPANTGTEAMHIPVRLGLVGPDGKDIPMKVQTNSTKDGWPLFDAEKELVNLMDESVMLVFEDVAEEPVLSLNRNFGAPIYAEAGLSLEQKMFLAQHDSDGYNRYEMVQSLLMDHLKGWVDGNRTVPDSAIMRMINQVLADDGIDDAVKAEMIKLPAISELMEKYDVIPLDRIHEAYDYLKFIIASRCQSALMEHYTRLNVPEKWAFDGAQAGRRALKNQCLSHLSDLMDRFVIDMDTNKPMEDYVTDMAQAQFEQATNYTDKVGALRTLVHAGVDAEIECKAFEGQFRSNPQVMDAFFSMHATVPSEDALETVKALENHSAFDGENPNKIRSLWGAFGGNTRAFHKADGSGYTYFADKVMYVDGFNPGVAGRIVAPFLKWNKMDTARAALMKAEIERMLAREGVSKNLKEVLGKALEQEQKAA; the protein is encoded by the coding sequence ATGGCCGATATTAAACGCACCGCGATGAAGCGTGCTGATTACACCCCGTATCCATTTGAACTTGGCGAAGTTGAACTTGCGTTCGACCTCAAAGAGATGGGCACTGTGGTACGCGCTAAAGTGTTTGTGGTGAACACAAATGCTGAGAGCGGCACAGACATGGTTCTGAATGCAGAAGAGATGGAGATCGATCAGATCCTCATTGATGGCAACACTGTGACGGACTACGTGTTCGATACAGAAAACCACCTTCTGACTCTGAAGAATGTGCCTGCCAAATTCACGCTGGAAACAACGGTGAAGATCAACCCTGCCGAAAACAAGACGGGCAGTGGCCTGTATATGGATGGTGAAGGAGGGAACCGCACGTTTATCACCCAGTGTGAAAGCGAAGGTTTCCGCCGTATTACTCCGTGGCCTGATCGTCCGGACGTGATGACAACCTTCAAGGTTGAGCTGAACGCCGACGCCGCGCAGTTCCCAACGGTACTCTCAAACGGTAACCGCATTGCTGGTGATACAACTGGTGGCCATGCTGTTTGGCATGACCCGCACAAAAAGCCGAGCTATCTGTTCGCGCTTGTGGCTTGCGCTTTTGATGTGATGGAAGATTCCTTCACAACAATGAGTGGCCGTGATGTAAAGCTGGAAATCTGGATGCCGACGGAAACGCTGCCGCGTGTTCGTCATGCAATGGATTCGTTGATTCGTTCTTTCAAATGGGACGAAGAAGCTTACGGTCGTGAATATGACCTGGATCTGTTCATGATTGTTGGGACCGATACCTTCAATGCTGGTGCGATGGAAAACAAAGGCCTGAACATCTTTAATAACAGCCTTTTGGTTGGTGATAAAGATACGGCTGATGACAACCGCCTGAAGTATATTGAAGCGGTGATTGGTCACGAGTACTTCCACAACTGGACAGGTGACCGTGTCACATGTAAAAGCTGGTTTGAACTGACACTGAAAGAAGGCCTCACAGTCTTCCGTGATCAGCAGTTTACAAGCCATCTGCATAGTGCGCCGCTTGAGCGTATTGTGAATGCTGCTGCCATGAAAGCACGCCAATTTCCTGAAGCCTCTGGTCCGATGGCTCACCCAATCCGCCCTGAAGTGGTGGAGAGCATGGACAACTTCTACACGGTAACAGTGTATGAAAAAGGTGCTGAAGTGATTGGCATGTATCATACTTTGCTTGGCCCTGAAGGCTACCGTAAAGGCACAGACTTGTACTTTGATCGTCATGACGGCCAGGCCGTAACATGTGATGATTTCCGTGCAGCGATGGCCGACGCAAACGATGCTGATTTCAGACAGTTTGCGTTGTGGTATAGCCAAGCTGGTACGCCAACGGTAACGGCTCAAACGCAGTATGACGCGGACGCAAAAACGTTCACTGTTACGCTGACCCAGTCTGTTCCTGCAACGCCGGCAAACACAGGTACCGAAGCTATGCATATTCCTGTGCGCTTGGGCTTGGTTGGGCCAGATGGGAAGGATATTCCTATGAAGGTTCAAACCAACAGCACTAAGGACGGCTGGCCTCTGTTTGATGCAGAAAAAGAGCTGGTGAACCTGATGGACGAAAGCGTGATGCTGGTGTTTGAAGATGTGGCAGAAGAGCCTGTGCTCTCTCTGAACCGTAACTTTGGCGCACCGATTTACGCCGAAGCGGGCCTGAGCCTTGAGCAAAAGATGTTCCTCGCGCAGCATGATAGTGACGGCTACAACCGTTACGAAATGGTGCAAAGTCTGTTGATGGATCATCTGAAAGGTTGGGTTGATGGCAACAGAACTGTGCCTGATAGCGCAATCATGCGCATGATCAACCAAGTTCTGGCGGATGATGGGATTGATGATGCAGTCAAAGCGGAAATGATCAAGCTGCCTGCCATCAGTGAACTGATGGAGAAGTATGATGTCATCCCATTGGATAGAATCCATGAGGCGTACGACTATCTGAAATTTATCATCGCGAGTCGCTGTCAGAGTGCATTGATGGAACATTACACACGTTTGAATGTGCCAGAAAAATGGGCCTTTGATGGGGCACAAGCAGGTCGTCGCGCACTGAAAAACCAGTGTTTGTCACATCTGTCTGATTTGATGGATCGCTTTGTGATTGATATGGACACCAACAAACCTATGGAAGACTATGTGACTGACATGGCGCAGGCTCAATTTGAGCAGGCAACCAACTACACGGATAAAGTGGGCGCGCTGCGTACCCTTGTTCATGCTGGTGTGGATGCAGAAATTGAGTGCAAGGCCTTTGAAGGTCAGTTCCGTTCCAATCCACAAGTGATGGATGCCTTCTTTTCTATGCATGCGACAGTGCCAAGTGAAGACGCTTTGGAAACTGTGAAAGCTCTGGAAAACCACAGCGCGTTTGACGGTGAAAACCCGAACAAAATTCGTTCTCTGTGGGGGGCGTTTGGTGGCAACACCCGCGCGTTCCATAAGGCTGATGGGTCTGGCTACACATACTTTGCCGATAAGGTAATGTACGTGGACGGCTTTAACCCTGGTGTGGCTGGTCGCATTGTGGCGCCGTTCCTGAAATGGAACAAAATGGACACGGCACGTGCTGCCCTGATGAAGGCTGAAATTGAGCGTATGCTGGCGCGCGAAGGCGTATCTAAGAACCTCAAAGAGGTGCTTGGTAAAGCCCTTGAGCAAGAGCAGAAAGCTGCATAA